Proteins encoded in a region of the Triticum dicoccoides isolate Atlit2015 ecotype Zavitan chromosome 3A, WEW_v2.0, whole genome shotgun sequence genome:
- the LOC119267527 gene encoding probable tRNA N6-adenosine threonylcarbamoyltransferase, mitochondrial has product MMATLLPTLSSPVSWATAFLLRTPLKSSRSHHPLLRSLLASASPLSSPRTPRSLITMASAAIPARRDLLMLGIETSCDDTAAAVVRGDGEILSQVIASQSDLLVKWGGVAPKMAEEAHALAIDQVVQKALDEANVSESDLSAVAVTIGPGLSLCLRVGVHKARKIAKVFHLPIVGVHHMEAHALVSRLVNKDVDYPFLALLISGGHNLLVLAQNLGEYVQLGTTIDDAIGEAYDKSARWLGLDIRKGGGPALEELALEGDPNSINFRVPMRQHKDCNFSYAGLKTQVRLAIESRNLCTDDIPISSATEEDRQLRANIAASFQRIAVLHLEDRCQRAVEWALKMEPSIKHFVVSGGVASNQYVRARLNHIAEKNGLQLVSPPPSLCTDNGVMIAWTGIEHFVAGRFEDPPPADEPDDMQYELRPRWPLGEEYSEGRSVSRSLRTARIHPSLTSMMKSSRS; this is encoded by the exons ATGATGGCCACCCTTCTCCCAACCTTATCATCGCCGGTTTCATGGGCCACTGCATTCCTCCTCAGAACCCCACTAAAATCCTCCCGCTCTCACCATCCTCTTCTCCGCAGCCTCCTTGCTTCTGCTTCTCCCCTATCATCCCCTCGTACTCCCCGCTCCCTCATCACCATGGCCTCCGCAGCTATCCCCGCCCGCCGGGACCTCCTCATGCTCGGCATCGAGACCAGTTGCGACGACACTGCCGCCGCCGTG GTCAGAGGCGATGGGGAGATCCTTAGCCAAGTGATTGCTTCCCAA TCAGATTTGCTTGTAAAATGGGGCGGTGTTGCTCCTAAGATGGCCGAAGAAGCTCATGCTCTTGCAATTGATCAG GTTGTTCAGAAAGCACTTGATGAGGCAAATGTTTCAGAGAGTGATCTTTCTGCTGTGGCCGTGACCATTGGACCAGGACTTAGTCTATGCCTTAGAG TTGGTGTTCACAAAGCTCGGAAAATAGCAAAAGTATTTCACTTGCCTATTGTTGGAGTTCACCATATGGAGGCACATGCATTAGTTTCCAG GCTAGTGAACAAGGACGTTGATTACCCGTTTTTGGCTCTTCTAATTTCAG GCGGACACAATCTTCTTGTTCTTGCTCAGAACCTTGGTGAGTATGTTCAACTGGGGACTACAATAGATGATGCAATTGGCGAGGCATATGACAAGTCAGCAAGATGGCTGGGTCTTGATATACGGAAAGGTGGTGGTCCTGCTCTTGAAGAGCTTGCCCTAGAAGGTGATCCAAATTCTATTAATTTCAGA GTTCCGATGCGACAACACAAAGATTGCAATTTCTCTTATGCTGGTCTCAAGACTCAAGTTCGATTGGCCATTGAATCCAGAAATCT GTGCACAGATGATATCCCCATTTCATCTGCAACAGAAGAAGACAGACAACTAAGGGCAAACATTGCTGCCTCTTTCCAG CGGATAGCTGTTCTACATTTGGAGGATAGATGCCAGCGAGCAGTTGAATGGGCATTGAAGATGGAGCCTTCTATTAAACACTTT GTTGTTTCAGGTGGTGTTGCATCGAACCAATATGTTAGGGCACGCTTGAATCATATTGCTGAGAAGAATGGCCTACAGCTTGTATCCCCTCCCCCAAGTCTTTGTACTGACAATG GTGTCATGATTGCTTGGACTGGAATCGAGCACTTTGTTGCCGGTAGATTTGAAGATCCACCTCCAGCTGATGAGCCTGACGATATGCAG TATGAGTTGCGTCCAAGATGGCCTCTTGGCGAAGAATACTCAGAAGGAAGAAGTGTTTCACGATCATTGAGAACAGCTAGGATCCATCCATCACTTACATCCATGATGAAGAGCTCTCGCAGCTAG